In the Enterobacter cloacae subsp. cloacae ATCC 13047 genome, CAGCACGTCACCTTTATGGCTTGCCTGTGCGAGCGCATGTATCCGAACTACGCCGCGTTCTGCAAGCAGACGGAGTTTGGTGATGGCCATATTTATCGCCGGATCCTCGACCTCATCTGGGAAACGCTGACGGTCAAAGACGCAAAGGTGAACTTCGACTCTCAGCTGGAAAAACTCGAAGAGGCTATTCCGGTGGCGGATGATTTTGATCTGTACGGTGTCTATCCGGCAATTGATGCCTGCGTAGCGTTAAGCGAACTGATTCACTCTCGTCTGAGCGGTGAAACGCTGGAGCACGCTATTGAAGTCAGTAAGGCATCCATTACGACCGTAGCAATGCTCGAAATGACCCAGGCAGGCCGTGAAATGACCGACGAAGAGCTGCGGGCTAACCCTGCTGTTGAACAGGAATGGGATATTCAGTGGGAGATTTTCCGCCTGCTGGCAGAGTGTGAAGAACGCGATATTGAGCTGATAAAAGGGCTGCGTGCGGACTTGCGTGAGGCCGGCGAGAGTAATATTGGTATAATTTTTAACCAATGAGACAACAAAACGTGATTTAACGCCTGTTTTGTCGCACCTCGACTCTTCCCTTCTGCCCCCCGTCTGGTCTACATTTGGGGGGCGAAAAAAAGTGGCTATCGGTGCGTGTATGCAGGAGAGTGCTATTTTGGCATTTTCGTCGCACTCGATGCTTAGCAAGCGATAAACACATTGAAAGGATAACTTATGAACAAGACTCAACTGATTGATGTAATTGCGGACAAGGCTGATCTGTCTAAAGTGCAGGCTAAAGCTGCTCTGGAATCTACCCTGGCTGCTATTACTGAGTCTCTGAAAGAAGGCGATGCTGTACAACTGGTTGGTTTCGGTACCTTCAAAGTGAACCACCGCGCTGAGCGTACTGGCCGCAACCCGCAGACCGGTAAAGAAATCAAAATCGCCGCAGCTAACGTGCCGGCATTTGTTTCTGGTAAAGCACTGAAAGACGCAGTTAAGTAAGACGCGTGGCAGTGAACAGTTTTAACGAAGGGGCGGCAACGCCCCTTTTGTCATTCTGGCGTGGCGCGCTCGCGCTGGCGGGCGTGTTACTGCTTTCCGCCTGTAGCCATGACACCTCTTTACCACCGTTTACCGCCAGCGGTTACGCTGACAACCAGGGAGCGGTGAGGATCTGGCGTAAAGATTCTGGCGGTGAAGTGCATCTGCTTTCCGCTTTTAGCCCGTGGCATAACGGCAATACATCGACCGCAGAGTATCGCTGGCAGGGAGACGACCTGTCATTCATCGAACTCAATATCTACGGCAAAACCCCCGAACATGTAAAAGTGCGGTTTGATGACCACGGCGAGCTGAGTTTTATGCAGCGTGAAGTCAACGCTCAAAAACAGCAACTCTCCAGCGATCAGGTTGCTCTCTATCGTTATCGTGCCGGACAAATCCGCCAGACCAGTGATGCGCTGCGTCAGGGACGCGTGGTGCTGCGCCAGGGGCGCTGGCATACCGATGGTACGGTCACTACCTGCGAAGGGCAGACAGTCAAACCTGATCTTGAATCCTGGGCAACCGAACATATTCAGCGCCGTCAGCGTCATTCATCGATGGAAGTGAGTGTGGCGTGGCTTGAAGCGCCTGAAGGCTCTCAGCTGTTGCTGGTGGCGAACGAAGATTTCTGCACCTGGCAGCCGACAGAAAAGAGTTTTTGACGTAAATCCCCTCTCCCTTCAGGGAGAGGGTTAGGATGAGGGGGGGATTACTCCCCCTGCTCACGTGCAATCGCACGATAGCCGATATCCTGACGGCTAAAGCTACCGTTCCAGTGGATATCCGCCATCAGGGCATAAGCGCGCTTCTGCGCTTCGGCAACGGTATGACCCAGCGCGGTGGCACACAGCACGCGACCACCATTGGTCAGTACGCGATCGTCGTCAGCCAGTTTCGTTCCGGCGTGGAACACCTTGGCACCTTCGGTTTCTTCCAGCGGCAGGCCATGGATCTCATCTCCGGTGTTGTAGTGGCCAGGATAACCCCCCGCAGCAATCACCACACCCAGAGACGCGCGTTCGTCCCACTCTGAGGTTTTCTCATCCAGCTTGCCGTCGCATGCGGCCAGGCACAGTTCCACCAGGTCAGAT is a window encoding:
- a CDS encoding YjaG family protein, with product MLQNPIHLRLEKLESWQHVTFMACLCERMYPNYAAFCKQTEFGDGHIYRRILDLIWETLTVKDAKVNFDSQLEKLEEAIPVADDFDLYGVYPAIDACVALSELIHSRLSGETLEHAIEVSKASITTVAMLEMTQAGREMTDEELRANPAVEQEWDIQWEIFRLLAECEERDIELIKGLRADLREAGESNIGIIFNQ
- the hupA gene encoding nucleoid-associated protein HU-alpha, translating into MNKTQLIDVIADKADLSKVQAKAALESTLAAITESLKEGDAVQLVGFGTFKVNHRAERTGRNPQTGKEIKIAAANVPAFVSGKALKDAVK
- a CDS encoding DUF1481 domain-containing protein is translated as MNSFNEGAATPLLSFWRGALALAGVLLLSACSHDTSLPPFTASGYADNQGAVRIWRKDSGGEVHLLSAFSPWHNGNTSTAEYRWQGDDLSFIELNIYGKTPEHVKVRFDDHGELSFMQREVNAQKQQLSSDQVALYRYRAGQIRQTSDALRQGRVVLRQGRWHTDGTVTTCEGQTVKPDLESWATEHIQRRQRHSSMEVSVAWLEAPEGSQLLLVANEDFCTWQPTEKSF